CCGAGGACCGCGGCGACCAGACGGCCGAGGTCGGGCTCGGAGCCGGTGAGGGTCTTCTGGTCGCTGCCGACGTACGCCAGCGGCGGGAACCCGGCGGGCAGGGCGCCGATGCCGATCTCCAGCGTGCCGCGCTTCCTTACGGCGGCGGGCAGTTCGGCGCTGATGGACTTGACCTCGGAGACCCTGAGGGTGGTCTGGGTGGCGGCGCCGTTGGAGACGCGGCCGATGACGACCTCGCCGGACCTGGCGCTGTCGGTGGTGGTGGCCGCGTCGCTGTCGCCACCGCAGGCGGCGAGCCCGGTGGCCAGGGAGGCGACGGCGGTCGCCGCGGTGATGCCGCGTATCAGGCTGCGTCGGGTGAAGTGGGTGCGCATGGCCGTTCCTTGTCGCTGAGGGTGCTGAGGGTGGTGTGGGGGGAGGTCGTGGGGATGCGGCGGGTCACAGGACCTTGCTGAGGAACTCCCTGGTCCGCTCGTGCCGCGGTCGGTCGAGGACCTCGGAGGGCGGGCCCTGTTCGACGATCCGGCCGCCGTCGAGGAACACGATCCGGTCGGCTACCTCGCGCGCGAAGCCGATCTCGTGGGTGACGATGACCAGGGTGGTGCCGCTGGTGGCGAGGTCCTTGATGACGGAGAGCACCTCGCCGACCAGTTCGGGGTCGAGCGCGGAGGTGGGCTCGTCGAACAGGATGATGCCGGGGCGCAGGGCGAGCGCCCGGGCGATGGCGACGCGTTGCTGCTGTCCGCCGGAGAGCCGGCGCGGGTAGGCGTCGGCTCGGTCGCCGAGGCCGACCCGGGTGAGCAGTTCGCGGGCCAGTTCCCGGGCCTGGGGACCGGTGAGCCGCCCGGTGGCGACGGGCGCGGCGGCCACGTTGTCGAGGACGGTCAGATGCGGGAAGAGGTTGAAGTTCTGGAAGACGAAGCCGATCCGGCTGCGCTGGGCCAGGATGGCGCGCTCGCTCAGCTCCTTCAGCCGTCCGCCGCCCGCCCGCTTGACGCCGATCAGCTCGCCGCCGACGCTGACATGGCCGATCTCGGGTTTCTCCAGGTGGTTGACGACTCTGAGCAGCGTGGACTTGCCGGATCCGGAGGGCCCGATGACGGCCACCACCTCGCCGGGGCGGACGGTCAGATCGATGCCGTCCAGCACGCGGTGGGTGCCGTACCATTTGTGCACGTCGTGGACCTCCAGCGCGGCCGGGGTCGTCTCCAGGGTGTCGGCGGTGGTCATACGGCGGCCTCCCTGCGCAGCCGGGCCCGGAACTCGGCGAGGCCCGAGCGCGCCTTCTGCAGCGGGGTCGGCGGCAGGCTGCGGGTGGCGCCCCGCGCGAAGTACCGCTCGACGTAGAACTGGACGACGGACACGGCGCTGGTGAGGATCAGGTACCAGACGGTGGCGACCAGCAGCAGCGGCACGATGTCGCCGGGGTAGGTGCTGCCCATGGTCTGCACGGAGCCGAACAGGTCGAGCAGCGAGACGTAGAACACCAGCGAGGTGCTCTTGATCAGGCCGATGAGCTGGTTGACGTAGTTCGGCGTGATGGACCTCAGGGCCTGCGGGAAGACGATCCTGCGGAACTGGTAGCCCTTGGGCAGGCCGAGCGCGGCCGCCGCCTCGTGCTGGCCCTGGTCGACGGAGAGAAGGCCGCCGCGGACGACCTCGGCCGCGTACGCCGCCTCGTTCAGGCTGAGCCCGACCACGGCGACCGTCATGTCGGTGGCGAGCCGCGACTCGTCGAAGGTGACGAAGGCGGGGCCGAAGGGGATGCCGAGGCTCAGGGTCTTGTACAGGGCGGAGAAGTTGTAGAGGAAGATCAGGACGACGATGAGCGGCACCGAGCGGAAGAGCCAGGTGTAGGTCCAGCTCACGGCGCGCAGCACGGGGCTGCCGGACTGCCGGCCGAGGGCCAGCAGGATGCCGCCGAGGAGGCCGAACACGGCGCTGAGCGCGGCGGCTTCGAGGGTGATCAGCAGGCCGTCGAGGACGGTGGGGCGCAGGAACCAGTAGCGGAAGCGGTCCCACTGGTAGAACGGGTTGGTGGCCAGCCCGTGCAGGATCTGCGCGACGAGCACGAGCACGACGGCGGTGGCGATCCACCGGCCCGGACGCCTGAGGGGCTGAACGCGCTGTGCTGTCAGCGGCTTTGACGGTGTGTCGACGGGTGGCGCCTCGGTGAGGGAGACGACGGCGCCTGGGGGTTCGCTCATGGCGGGCTCCGGCTTGAGTGGGCGTGAGTCGGGCACCCGGATCGCGGCGTGCGGACGCGGGCCGCCGCGGCACTGCGGCACGGGGCGGCGCACGGCGGCGCGGGGGAACCGGGGGCCCGCGGACGGCGGCACACCGCACGGGCGGCGGTGTGCGTCAGGAACGCGAGGAGGGCGGGCGAGGCTGGAGGAAGGCGTCAGCCCCGGCGGCGGGCACGGCCCGGCGCGGTACACAGCGCGCTGTTGACGCGGAGCAGGTCGACGGCGCGGTCGGCGACGAGGAGCCCGGCGTACGGCCGTACGCGGCCCTGGGAGCGGCTCGCGGCCGTCCTGGGAGCTGCGTCCATGGCGTCACCTGTCACTGTTCCGGCCCCGCGGGGCCCTCGCGCTTACCGAGAACGTCGTTCCGGTCCGGTCGTCACCTGGGGCACCCCACCGCGGTGCGAGGGTTGCCGGTCAGCGAGCCAGGGCTTGGCGCTGACGCTCATGACCGTTCTGAGCCGTAAGTAAGGCAGCCGGCCGTTCGATTGTCAACGGCCGTCCGCCCAGTGGACGCCGGTGGTGCCGGCGTCACCTGCGGAAAGCGTCCTCGGCGTCGGCGGCGTGGCCCGCCCAGTCCAGGATCTGGACGGCGGCTCCGGCGGCCTCCAGCCCCTGGCAACGGCCGTGGTGGCGGCGGGAGATGCCGTCGAGGTCGAGGTGGCGGCCGAACGCCGGGTGGGCGGCCAGGCGGCGCGCGTAGGCCCACAGGGCGCGGTGTCCGGCGATGCGGTGCACGGCGGAGGCGTCGAGGTGGCAGCGGTGGACGGTGTCCAACTGCACGAGGGCGACCCAGAGTTCGACGTCGGCGGCGGTGAGCCGGCCGTCGACCAGGTAGTCCTCTCCGGCCAGCCGCCTGTCCAGCCGGCCCAGGGTGTCGAGGAGCACGCCGAGGGCGTCCTCCCGCTCGGCCGGGTCGGCGCCGGCCCGGCCGGCTCGCTGCGCGGCCGCTTCGATGCCGTCGGCGCACATCCGTTCGACGGCCTCGATCACGGACTCCTGGCCGCACGGGTACAGGGCGGCCGTGCCCTCGCGCGGGAAGCGGTCGAGGTCCCGCAGGATGTCACCGGCGTGGGTGCTGACGATCCGCCCGGACCAGTCGTCGCTGAGCACGGGCGCGAGGGCCGGACCGGTGTAGTGGTGGGCGCTGGCCTCGTACAGCGGGCGCAGCGCCGAGTGGCCGCCGCCGGGACAGTCGGGCACGGCGGGCAGCAGCGCCACCGGACAACTGCCGTCCAGGCCGAGGAGGCTGTGCGCGACGGCGAGGCGCAGCCCGTCGGGGCAGGCGGTGGACAGATGGAGCCGGTAGCGGTGCGGCACGGCGTAGTGGCCGCTGCGCGGGTCCTGGCCGATCCGGCCCCGGAAGACGGGTGCGGCGCGGTGGACGGACGGGACGGCGGCAAGCGGAGCGATGGACATGCGTCTCCCCGGGTGATGGGCGTACGGACGTGCGCGTCGACGGCCGGCTCCGGCCGGTGGGCATGACGGCCGGCGCGGGCCGGCCGGTGGGCGCGGGGGGCCGGCTCAGCGGCAGCGGCTGATGGCGCTGCAGACGCGCAGCAGGTCGATG
This genomic interval from Streptomyces sp. NBC_00557 contains the following:
- a CDS encoding amino acid ABC transporter ATP-binding protein codes for the protein MTTADTLETTPAALEVHDVHKWYGTHRVLDGIDLTVRPGEVVAVIGPSGSGKSTLLRVVNHLEKPEIGHVSVGGELIGVKRAGGGRLKELSERAILAQRSRIGFVFQNFNLFPHLTVLDNVAAAPVATGRLTGPQARELARELLTRVGLGDRADAYPRRLSGGQQQRVAIARALALRPGIILFDEPTSALDPELVGEVLSVIKDLATSGTTLVIVTHEIGFAREVADRIVFLDGGRIVEQGPPSEVLDRPRHERTREFLSKVL
- a CDS encoding amino acid ABC transporter permease, which encodes MSEPPGAVVSLTEAPPVDTPSKPLTAQRVQPLRRPGRWIATAVVLVLVAQILHGLATNPFYQWDRFRYWFLRPTVLDGLLITLEAAALSAVFGLLGGILLALGRQSGSPVLRAVSWTYTWLFRSVPLIVVLIFLYNFSALYKTLSLGIPFGPAFVTFDESRLATDMTVAVVGLSLNEAAYAAEVVRGGLLSVDQGQHEAAAALGLPKGYQFRRIVFPQALRSITPNYVNQLIGLIKSTSLVFYVSLLDLFGSVQTMGSTYPGDIVPLLLVATVWYLILTSAVSVVQFYVERYFARGATRSLPPTPLQKARSGLAEFRARLRREAAV
- a CDS encoding glutathione S-transferase C-terminal domain-containing protein, which produces MSIAPLAAVPSVHRAAPVFRGRIGQDPRSGHYAVPHRYRLHLSTACPDGLRLAVAHSLLGLDGSCPVALLPAVPDCPGGGHSALRPLYEASAHHYTGPALAPVLSDDWSGRIVSTHAGDILRDLDRFPREGTAALYPCGQESVIEAVERMCADGIEAAAQRAGRAGADPAEREDALGVLLDTLGRLDRRLAGEDYLVDGRLTAADVELWVALVQLDTVHRCHLDASAVHRIAGHRALWAYARRLAAHPAFGRHLDLDGISRRHHGRCQGLEAAGAAVQILDWAGHAADAEDAFRR